The nucleotide sequence ATTTGAAATATATGATTCCTATGAAAAAAGTGATTTTGGATATGAGCTTTCAATAAAAAATTTCTTATGTAGTTTATGGTTAACTTTAGCTAAGAACTTAATTCCAAACTTAAATTTAAAATCTACAATTAACAAATATGAAGGGGAAAGAATTAAAGTGATGCTTGAGTTCATTCATAATAATTTCTCAAAGAATATTACCCTTGAAGATATCTCTCAAACGGTTCATATTAGTAAATCAGAGTGTTGTAGATGCTTTAAAAAATACTTAAAAATGTCACCTTTTGAATACCTTATGCAGTATAGAATTATAGAAGCATCAAGTATTCTACGAAACACAAATACATCCATATCTGAAATTATGAATCTAGTTGGTTTTAATGACCCAAGCTATTTTACAAAGGTATTTAAACGATTTACTAACTATACTCCTACTCAATATCGCAAACAGATTAAATAACTTTAAAGTTAATATAAATAAAAACCCTAGAAGCTTATAACTTCTAGG is from Clostridium cylindrosporum DSM 605 and encodes:
- a CDS encoding AraC family transcriptional regulator; translated protein: MQLNRLNVDSNLQSEMDYGSFEFPLEVFYDDLCKYDIGFIRWHWHKEVQFSVVKKGTVEFFFLDKSFKLSEGNGVFINSNILHQMKPVTQGSIVINIAFNTTLIGGHKLSLIDRKYIYPIVNNNNVHFMILDNTISWKKDMITNLFEIYDSYEKSDFGYELSIKNFLCSLWLTLAKNLIPNLNLKSTINKYEGERIKVMLEFIHNNFSKNITLEDISQTVHISKSECCRCFKKYLKMSPFEYLMQYRIIEASSILRNTNTSISEIMNLVGFNDPSYFTKVFKRFTNYTPTQYRKQIK